In a single window of the Vicinamibacterales bacterium genome:
- the tenA gene encoding thiaminase II: MKFWISKMWESRLLSAAMIAMCSATQPLAAQTFSDELWNANQNVYDAILEHPFLTGMQDGSLPPDIFASYVVQDTLYLQAFADALTTAATKAPDRAWAKQLAADAQDSLEEERRLHREVFASLGISEAEAAKIDSTPNAFAYANFLIVTADHRPFAEVIAALLPCYWIYWEVGKALQSSGSPNPLYQAWIDTYIAPGYADTVTAVIQMVDSVAATADATTRERMHEHFRRSSSYEWLFWDAAYRSQTWPSR, translated from the coding sequence ATGAAATTCTGGATAAGCAAGATGTGGGAGAGTCGGTTACTTTCTGCCGCCATGATTGCAATGTGCTCGGCCACACAACCTTTGGCAGCCCAAACATTTTCCGACGAGCTGTGGAATGCTAACCAGAATGTGTACGATGCGATCCTCGAACACCCGTTTTTGACCGGAATGCAGGATGGGTCACTTCCTCCTGATATCTTCGCCTCCTACGTCGTTCAGGACACCCTTTATTTGCAAGCTTTCGCGGACGCACTAACAACTGCGGCCACCAAGGCTCCCGACCGGGCATGGGCCAAACAGTTAGCTGCCGATGCACAGGATAGCCTTGAAGAAGAGCGTCGGTTACATAGAGAGGTCTTTGCGAGTCTCGGTATAAGTGAGGCGGAGGCTGCGAAGATTGATTCGACGCCAAACGCTTTTGCTTACGCTAACTTCCTCATCGTCACCGCTGACCACCGCCCATTTGCAGAAGTGATCGCAGCCTTATTGCCGTGCTATTGGATTTACTGGGAGGTTGGGAAAGCGCTCCAATCCAGTGGTTCGCCGAACCCACTCTACCAAGCCTGGATCGACACCTATATTGCGCCTGGATACGCGGACACCGTTACCGCCGTCATCCAAATGGTCGACTCAGTGGCCGCGACCGCCGATGCAACGACCCGGGAACGGATGCACGAACACTTCCGCCGTAGCAGCAGTTACGAGTGGCTGTTCTGGGACGCAGCCTATCGGAGCCAGACCTGGCCATCTAGATAA
- a CDS encoding DUF349 domain-containing protein — MSILDKIRPNPEWKHEDPAVRVAAVRQLADDEDTDEILLEILRSDVDAKVRQVAVERLDDLEALTAIVREEADEMVRATAAAILVDLVTTTNDVAIGVTALRALTDQRDLADVARAADHESIATEALTRVTEVKLLGGLARRAGYNGVRLEALSRLSTDETGELIAVAIKSDHKDVALTAFSRLAEAPPSNTDAARGLAAIALRAKNKIVARRARAVVKEREIVAGADADSEAKRVELCERVEGLSGSEDWSVVIDGLREAESAWSNLGGGDQSEDGCSNRFVTAVTVLRKRIDEHHRSQADEALRRKKRAEQAAPRVTLCECVERAEGKDVPAEVESAKTAWDVLPAAELLSVEESSGLTRRFDDGCASALRRHEMFSEILSWRHQVEKDLESIEAKVAAGALDEVSSTWPSLKKGWPRLEGSWTEGLRGRVHAINDALRTKKEAIRASETERRRINLSRLTQRCDQLEALTVSPVMTLKQVERGYRDVRKALEHTPALPTKHDRTSFEARLKALQKMLHPKLYELREIESWRRWANVNVQEELCQRVEALADREDLAEVARELREVVAQWKTVATVPRERAAELWQRFKTAHDQAYARCATYFAEQAKARKANLIKKIALCEQVEALVTSTDWLKTAARIVELQAVWKAIGGVPRKHSQATWKRFRGACDQFFERRKANLNQQKEVWAKNYSHKEALCKQAEALADSADAEAVKTVRRLEMEWRRIGPVKRSKSDAIWQRFRVACTKVSERLTEQEEARLADQIAARETLCARLEALLPLESVAKGEASPTPPEDMADQVSAVRRQWGQADGLPEQRARQLNSRFHDSIGRLVERFPEAFHDTDLDPEVSRQRMELLCERIESLLVSDKVDTKTELSPAELLASSWRETLAANTMGAKVDPAAERRASVEEAKRVQLEWKRLPPPYGEEGKRITKRFTQACDRFFAQSKRKPTKPSRQAG; from the coding sequence ATGAGCATCCTCGATAAGATCCGGCCTAACCCAGAGTGGAAGCACGAAGACCCAGCGGTTCGCGTTGCGGCTGTGCGGCAGCTTGCTGATGATGAGGATACGGACGAAATCCTGCTTGAAATTTTGAGAAGCGATGTCGACGCGAAAGTGCGTCAGGTAGCAGTTGAGCGTCTGGACGATCTCGAGGCGCTGACGGCGATTGTGCGTGAAGAAGCGGATGAAATGGTGCGCGCGACGGCAGCCGCTATATTGGTCGATCTAGTAACAACCACCAACGATGTCGCGATTGGCGTTACTGCACTCAGGGCGCTTACCGATCAACGGGACCTTGCTGATGTGGCACGTGCCGCCGACCATGAGTCGATTGCCACCGAAGCTTTGACACGGGTGACCGAAGTTAAATTGCTCGGTGGGTTGGCGCGCCGCGCTGGCTATAACGGCGTACGCCTTGAAGCGCTTTCAAGGCTTAGCACCGATGAGACCGGTGAACTTATCGCGGTGGCAATAAAGAGCGATCACAAGGATGTTGCCCTTACTGCGTTTAGCCGATTGGCTGAAGCGCCGCCGTCAAACACAGATGCAGCTCGTGGTTTAGCTGCAATCGCCTTGCGTGCCAAGAATAAGATTGTGGCCCGGCGAGCAAGAGCAGTGGTCAAGGAACGAGAAATAGTAGCCGGTGCTGATGCTGACAGCGAAGCCAAGCGTGTGGAACTCTGTGAACGGGTTGAAGGTCTGAGTGGTTCTGAAGACTGGTCGGTTGTTATCGATGGACTGCGCGAAGCGGAGAGCGCCTGGTCTAATCTAGGCGGAGGCGATCAATCCGAAGACGGTTGCTCGAATCGATTCGTGACCGCGGTGACCGTACTAAGAAAACGTATTGACGAGCATCATCGGTCTCAGGCGGATGAGGCTCTGCGACGCAAGAAGCGGGCCGAGCAGGCTGCGCCACGGGTCACCCTATGCGAGTGTGTCGAGCGCGCTGAGGGTAAAGATGTGCCGGCGGAGGTGGAGTCGGCAAAGACGGCTTGGGATGTGTTACCGGCTGCAGAGTTGTTAAGCGTCGAGGAAAGCTCTGGACTGACGAGACGGTTCGACGATGGATGTGCCTCAGCGCTCAGGCGTCATGAAATGTTCAGTGAGATTCTCTCCTGGCGACACCAGGTCGAAAAGGATCTCGAATCGATAGAAGCGAAGGTTGCCGCGGGCGCTCTTGACGAGGTCTCATCGACCTGGCCGTCTTTAAAGAAGGGATGGCCGAGGCTTGAAGGTTCTTGGACAGAGGGGCTCCGAGGTCGGGTCCATGCGATCAACGATGCGTTGCGCACGAAGAAAGAAGCTATACGCGCTTCAGAAACTGAACGGCGTCGGATTAATCTCTCGCGGTTGACGCAGCGTTGCGATCAGCTTGAGGCGCTCACCGTTTCGCCTGTGATGACATTGAAGCAGGTGGAGCGCGGCTACCGAGACGTCCGCAAGGCACTCGAGCATACACCGGCCTTGCCAACAAAACACGACCGTACTTCATTTGAGGCGCGGTTGAAAGCATTGCAGAAGATGCTCCATCCGAAGCTGTATGAGCTTCGTGAGATCGAGTCCTGGAGGCGCTGGGCAAATGTAAATGTCCAAGAAGAACTTTGTCAACGTGTTGAGGCGTTAGCCGACCGTGAAGACTTGGCTGAGGTAGCACGTGAGTTGCGTGAGGTCGTTGCCCAGTGGAAAACCGTTGCGACGGTGCCTCGTGAGCGAGCTGCTGAGCTTTGGCAGCGCTTCAAGACTGCCCATGATCAGGCTTATGCGAGGTGCGCAACATATTTTGCAGAGCAAGCCAAAGCTAGGAAGGCAAATCTAATAAAGAAGATAGCGCTGTGTGAGCAGGTTGAAGCATTGGTGACATCGACCGATTGGCTCAAGACGGCGGCGCGTATCGTGGAGTTACAGGCCGTATGGAAGGCCATCGGTGGAGTGCCAAGGAAGCACTCACAAGCGACCTGGAAGCGGTTTCGTGGAGCTTGCGACCAGTTTTTTGAACGACGTAAAGCAAATCTCAATCAACAGAAGGAGGTCTGGGCAAAGAACTACTCCCATAAGGAAGCGCTCTGCAAACAAGCTGAAGCGTTAGCCGATTCGGCTGATGCTGAAGCAGTAAAAACGGTTAGACGGCTTGAGATGGAATGGCGGAGGATTGGGCCCGTCAAGCGAAGCAAGTCGGATGCAATCTGGCAACGGTTTCGAGTTGCCTGCACGAAAGTTTCGGAAAGGTTGACCGAGCAGGAAGAAGCGCGGCTGGCTGACCAGATTGCTGCTCGTGAGACGTTGTGCGCAAGGCTTGAAGCACTTCTTCCTCTCGAATCAGTTGCCAAAGGCGAGGCGTCGCCAACCCCACCGGAGGATATGGCAGACCAAGTGTCAGCCGTTCGTCGTCAGTGGGGGCAGGCTGATGGATTGCCGGAACAGCGTGCCCGGCAGCTCAACTCCAGATTCCATGATTCGATCGGTAGGCTCGTCGAGAGGTTTCCCGAGGCATTTCATGATACGGACCTCGATCCGGAGGTGAGCCGACAGAGGATGGAGCTGCTGTGTGAACGGATTGAGAGTCTGCTCGTGTCGGACAAGGTGGATACTAAGACCGAATTATCTCCAGCCGAGCTTCTAGCCAGCAGTTGGCGTGAGACGCTAGCTGCCAATACGATGGGTGCCAAGGTCGATCCTGCGGCCGAGCGTCGTGCGAGCGTGGAAGAAGCCAAGCGGGTTCAGCTAGAGTGGAAGCGGCTCCCACCGCCATACGGTGAGGAGGGAAAACGTATAACCAAGCGGTTCACACAAGCCTGTGATCGGTTCTTCGCTCAGAGTAAGCGTAAGCCTACCAAGCCGTCACGTCAGGCGGGTTAA
- a CDS encoding FTR1 family protein: protein MLQAFVITLREGLEAFLIIAISLAYLRKSGRAQLIPAIYWGIVVSIALSILAGIAFQRASNQALWEGVLAIAAGVMVASLTFHMLRVAKKLKGEIEERLRESSQRPGVWAFLGVFGFTLLMITREGMEAALLMNALLFQVRSAQLVVGATAGILSAAFVAWLWSRYGHRVNLTRFFQVTAIFLMVFVVQLFIYGFHELTEANIFPYSEPLHWATEPYGPDGRYGQYLTYLLVLLPVSWLAYTSWRVRGVETAVRR from the coding sequence ATGCTGCAAGCCTTCGTTATCACGCTCAGGGAAGGGCTCGAAGCGTTTCTTATTATCGCCATTAGCTTGGCCTACCTGCGAAAAAGTGGCCGGGCGCAGCTTATTCCGGCCATTTATTGGGGCATCGTTGTTTCGATCGCCCTGAGTATTTTGGCCGGTATTGCCTTCCAACGGGCTTCCAATCAGGCTTTGTGGGAGGGTGTATTGGCAATTGCCGCAGGTGTGATGGTGGCTTCGCTAACATTCCATATGTTGCGTGTCGCGAAGAAGCTGAAGGGTGAAATTGAAGAGCGATTGCGGGAGTCGAGCCAAAGACCTGGCGTGTGGGCTTTCCTTGGAGTTTTTGGCTTCACACTGCTAATGATCACACGGGAAGGGATGGAGGCAGCGCTTTTGATGAACGCGCTGCTGTTTCAAGTGCGGTCAGCACAACTCGTTGTGGGGGCGACAGCTGGCATTCTGAGCGCCGCGTTTGTGGCTTGGCTCTGGTCTCGCTATGGCCATCGGGTGAATCTGACGAGGTTCTTCCAAGTCACCGCAATCTTTCTGATGGTTTTCGTTGTACAGCTATTCATTTACGGATTTCACGAGTTGACCGAGGCCAACATTTTTCCCTATAGCGAACCGCTCCACTGGGCGACTGAGCCCTATGGCCCAGACGGCAGGTATGGGCAGTATTTGACTTACCTATTGGTGCTATTACCGGTCAGTTGGTTGGCGTATACATCGTGGCGAGTGCGCGGCGTTGAGACCGCTGTTAGACGCTAG
- a CDS encoding CehA/McbA family metallohydrolase, with protein sequence MYSRIGRIRCPKWGHWDSSQRFGTMFLTLVCAAVLGSTPVLGQPSSRPYPSAQHGGNYMHNYYFSPAPSSTPWAPSWSPDGRWIAVAMNGSIWKVDPETGLAHELSYNKKYHSAPDWSPDGHWIAYTADDGGTTIQLEVVNVNTQRVHTLTSDEFIYTDPVFSPDGFQLAYVSTKPNGHFNVYVRPIHDGQWAGDEIAITKDNSFGRDRLYFGEWDMHLMPAWMPNGRELLLVSNRDVPLGSGNVIRLPVIPLGIEEAETILGEQTLYRTRPDVSIDGKRLVYSSTSGTADQFSNLYVQPTSGGEPYKMTFFNHDAFHPRWSPDGEWVAYVSNANGLPQLALLETYGGAQRRLEISDRRWKRPMGILSLNTHDGATGEATAVRVHLTASDGKFYAPTNAYARVTGEGDRIFHSRGTARVELPVGTVNLTVVKGFEFSPEELTAEITAGEVTNLTVGVDPLTDMAAKGWYSGSTHVHMNYAGNLHNTLDNLMMMSAAEDQDIVNEQIANKDNRILDHHVFVPGGGAHPISTPERILVVGQEYRPPFYGHVFMFGLEDHLISPFTTGYEGTAIESLYPSNTDMFLKAKAQGATVGYVHAFFGNSDPLEGALGGAKGFMVDAALGTTDAVEWSGAGRAGFFPVYAAWNNGLRVTAVGGEDSISNLHASKLVGSVRTYIHTGERGLTMDAWFEGLRAGHAFVSTGPLVEFTVDGAIPGETVNLPEQGGTVELRAWVRSITPIERLILVWNGDVIEEVLLEGNRHEAEMSRTLSVSGSGWYHLRVEGRSDERFPLDADFAQAFTNPVWITVGDHPVRSQESAAYSLRWIDKLQGMAEAWPGWRSVRERSHVFEQFEQARQVYRGFIEESR encoded by the coding sequence ATGTACTCCAGAATCGGCCGTATTCGGTGCCCAAAATGGGGCCATTGGGATAGCTCACAGCGATTCGGCACGATGTTCCTTACCCTAGTCTGTGCTGCGGTTCTGGGTTCAACGCCTGTGCTAGGGCAGCCTTCCAGCAGGCCGTATCCATCGGCACAGCACGGTGGGAACTACATGCACAACTACTACTTTTCACCGGCGCCAAGCTCTACCCCCTGGGCTCCGAGTTGGTCGCCTGACGGCCGCTGGATTGCGGTCGCCATGAACGGGTCAATTTGGAAAGTCGATCCCGAGACCGGGCTCGCGCACGAGCTCAGCTACAACAAAAAATATCACTCAGCACCTGACTGGTCACCTGATGGTCACTGGATCGCCTACACCGCGGATGACGGCGGCACGACCATTCAGCTTGAAGTCGTGAACGTCAACACCCAGAGAGTCCACACACTGACAAGTGATGAGTTCATCTACACCGACCCCGTCTTTTCTCCTGACGGCTTCCAACTCGCCTACGTGTCGACTAAGCCGAACGGCCACTTCAATGTCTATGTCAGGCCGATCCACGACGGGCAGTGGGCCGGAGACGAAATTGCCATCACCAAGGACAATTCGTTCGGCCGCGACCGTCTGTACTTCGGAGAGTGGGACATGCACCTAATGCCAGCTTGGATGCCGAACGGAAGAGAGTTGCTGCTTGTCTCAAATCGTGATGTTCCGTTGGGATCGGGCAATGTCATTCGGTTACCAGTTATTCCATTAGGTATCGAGGAAGCAGAGACGATTCTAGGCGAGCAGACACTCTACCGAACGCGCCCAGATGTCTCGATCGATGGCAAGCGGTTGGTCTACTCGTCTACCTCTGGCACAGCTGACCAATTCTCGAATCTTTACGTGCAACCGACTTCTGGAGGTGAGCCGTACAAGATGACCTTCTTCAACCACGACGCGTTCCACCCGAGATGGTCACCCGATGGTGAGTGGGTCGCCTATGTTTCCAACGCCAATGGCCTACCGCAGTTGGCCCTACTCGAGACGTATGGCGGTGCACAGCGAAGGCTCGAGATTTCTGACCGTCGTTGGAAGCGACCGATGGGCATCCTGTCGTTAAACACTCACGACGGTGCTACCGGTGAAGCAACCGCGGTACGCGTTCACTTAACAGCCAGTGACGGTAAATTTTACGCCCCGACAAACGCTTACGCGAGGGTAACCGGCGAAGGCGACAGGATTTTTCACTCCCGCGGGACCGCTAGGGTCGAACTGCCAGTCGGCACGGTGAATCTGACCGTGGTAAAGGGGTTCGAATTTTCCCCGGAAGAGCTAACGGCAGAAATCACGGCCGGGGAGGTCACAAACCTTACGGTCGGAGTCGACCCGTTGACCGACATGGCTGCCAAAGGCTGGTACAGCGGTTCGACCCATGTTCACATGAATTATGCCGGGAACCTACACAACACACTCGACAACCTGATGATGATGTCTGCCGCCGAGGACCAGGACATCGTCAATGAGCAGATCGCCAACAAAGACAATCGCATTTTGGACCATCACGTTTTCGTTCCCGGCGGTGGTGCACATCCGATATCCACACCAGAGCGCATCCTGGTAGTTGGACAGGAATACCGGCCGCCTTTCTATGGCCATGTCTTTATGTTCGGTCTCGAAGATCATTTAATTTCGCCGTTCACAACCGGCTATGAAGGCACGGCGATCGAGAGCCTGTACCCGAGCAACACCGATATGTTCCTTAAGGCCAAAGCGCAAGGTGCCACGGTCGGTTACGTTCACGCCTTCTTCGGAAACAGTGACCCCCTCGAAGGGGCACTCGGCGGTGCTAAGGGTTTCATGGTAGATGCGGCGTTGGGTACAACTGACGCCGTTGAGTGGTCTGGCGCAGGGCGAGCAGGATTCTTTCCCGTATACGCTGCGTGGAACAACGGTCTCCGTGTCACAGCCGTTGGTGGCGAGGATTCCATTAGTAATTTGCACGCGAGTAAACTGGTTGGGTCGGTGCGCACTTACATCCATACCGGTGAACGCGGCCTAACAATGGACGCTTGGTTCGAGGGACTTCGAGCTGGTCACGCATTCGTGTCAACCGGTCCACTCGTTGAGTTCACCGTTGATGGAGCCATCCCCGGCGAGACGGTGAACCTGCCCGAGCAAGGCGGCACTGTAGAACTTCGAGCCTGGGTCAGGTCGATCACCCCAATCGAACGCCTAATACTCGTTTGGAACGGTGATGTTATTGAAGAGGTGCTTTTAGAGGGAAACCGGCACGAGGCCGAAATGTCACGCACGCTGTCGGTATCCGGCAGCGGATGGTATCACTTACGTGTTGAGGGCCGCTCCGATGAACGTTTTCCTCTTGACGCTGATTTTGCGCAGGCATTCACCAACCCCGTCTGGATAACCGTTGGCGATCACCCGGTTCGGTCGCAAGAGTCTGCTGCCTACTCCTTGCGCTGGATCGATAAGCTACAAGGAATGGCTGAAGCTTGGCCCGGCTGGCGTTCAGTTCGGGAGCGGTCGCACGTCTTCGAGCAATTCGAACAGGCTCGCCAGGTGTATCGCGGTTTCATTGAAGAGTCACGATAG
- a CDS encoding peptidylprolyl isomerase has product MPLRAVIGTACLSVLFAAVPASAQNPVVVIETSVGNITAELYRDKAPISVENFLGYVESGFFGGTIFHRVIKGFMIQGGGFTQEMMRKETNASIKNEATNGVGNERGTLAMARTGEVDSATAQFFINTVNNRALNNRGTDPAQYGYAVFGKVTDGMNVVDQIENAATGTSGPYRDVPSTPIVINAIRLQ; this is encoded by the coding sequence ATGCCCCTGCGTGCTGTTATCGGAACTGCGTGTCTCAGTGTCCTGTTTGCTGCCGTCCCCGCCTCGGCCCAAAACCCGGTCGTCGTCATTGAAACCAGTGTTGGGAACATTACAGCCGAGCTCTATCGAGACAAGGCGCCGATTAGCGTTGAGAACTTTCTTGGCTATGTGGAGTCTGGGTTTTTTGGCGGCACGATCTTCCACCGAGTGATCAAGGGCTTCATGATTCAGGGTGGCGGCTTCACCCAAGAAATGATGCGGAAGGAGACCAACGCGTCGATCAAGAACGAAGCGACTAACGGCGTGGGAAACGAGCGGGGCACCTTGGCGATGGCACGTACCGGCGAAGTTGACAGTGCAACGGCGCAGTTCTTTATTAATACCGTAAACAATCGTGCTCTAAATAACCGAGGTACCGACCCTGCTCAATACGGCTACGCGGTCTTCGGCAAGGTTACTGACGGGATGAACGTGGTTGATCAAATTGAGAATGCAGCCACTGGGACGAGCGGACCCTATCGGGATGTGCCGTCAACGCCGATCGTAATCAACGCCATCCGTCTTCAGTAG
- a CDS encoding dipeptidase: MSLRSTTIHLVFCCVALPLMVTSVTAHPVAQQNLDERARALQKETPLIDGHNDFPWALRQNVERDLNRLDIRVAQPSIHTDIPRLREGGVGAQFWSVYVPASFVGADAVTATLEEVDTVHQMMRRYPEAFELALTADDVERIFRGGKVASMMGMEGGHSIDSSLATLRMFYRLGVRYMTLTHGSNVPWADSSTDEPVLGGLSRFGEEVIREMNWLGMLIDLSHVSPDTMRDALRITEAPVIFSHSSARALTDVPRNVPDDVLRLVAENGGVVMVTFVPQFISPDVAGHGRAAEVEELRLEAAYPGNANAIEAGMQTWLEANPTPRATLSQVADHIDHVRDIAGLEHIGIGSDFDGISSVPVGLEDVSTYPSLTAELLRRGYTDEHVMGILGVNVLRVMREAEAVAERLQRTRPPSPTLIEHLDGR; this comes from the coding sequence ATGTCTTTACGATCTACCACTATTCATCTCGTATTCTGCTGCGTTGCCCTGCCTCTCATGGTTACGTCGGTCACGGCTCACCCCGTCGCTCAACAAAACCTGGACGAGAGAGCGCGCGCGTTGCAGAAAGAGACACCGCTAATCGACGGCCATAATGACTTCCCGTGGGCCTTACGGCAGAACGTTGAACGAGATTTGAATCGGTTGGATATTCGTGTTGCACAGCCGTCAATCCACACCGACATTCCACGATTGCGTGAAGGTGGGGTCGGTGCCCAGTTTTGGTCGGTCTATGTTCCAGCTAGCTTCGTCGGAGCTGATGCGGTCACGGCGACACTCGAAGAAGTCGACACCGTGCACCAGATGATGCGCCGCTATCCCGAAGCGTTCGAACTGGCACTCACGGCTGACGATGTTGAACGAATCTTTCGTGGCGGTAAAGTCGCTTCAATGATGGGCATGGAAGGCGGCCATTCAATCGATTCTTCGCTAGCAACGCTTCGCATGTTCTACCGGCTCGGTGTCCGCTACATGACACTGACCCATGGCAGTAATGTCCCATGGGCTGATTCCAGCACCGACGAACCGGTACTTGGTGGACTATCGCGATTCGGCGAGGAGGTCATCCGTGAGATGAATTGGCTCGGCATGCTCATCGACCTGAGCCATGTCTCGCCTGATACGATGCGGGACGCCCTCCGAATAACTGAAGCCCCGGTCATCTTTTCGCATTCCTCCGCGCGCGCGTTGACTGACGTGCCGCGTAACGTGCCAGATGACGTGCTTCGCCTGGTAGCCGAGAATGGCGGTGTCGTAATGGTGACCTTCGTGCCGCAGTTTATCTCGCCTGACGTCGCGGGCCATGGCCGAGCAGCCGAGGTGGAGGAGTTAAGATTGGAAGCCGCGTATCCTGGCAACGCGAACGCCATCGAAGCCGGAATGCAAACCTGGCTAGAAGCGAATCCGACGCCGCGCGCAACGCTCAGCCAGGTCGCCGACCACATCGATCACGTCCGCGACATCGCAGGGCTCGAGCACATCGGTATCGGCAGTGATTTCGACGGAATCTCAAGTGTGCCGGTAGGTTTAGAGGATGTGTCGACCTACCCGTCCCTGACGGCCGAACTGCTACGGAGAGGTTACACTGATGAGCACGTGATGGGCATTCTCGGCGTAAACGTGCTACGGGTGATGCGTGAAGCCGAAGCGGTCGCCGAACGTCTCCAACGTACACGACCGCCATCACCAACGCTTATCGAACACCTGGATGGGAGATAG
- a CDS encoding CoA pyrophosphatase, which yields MDKSISRLFFSFGAFENHVRAALYREKPGEAAHLDMAPRPRRPLHKDKTSLRKAAGLLLLYPLDGKPHMLLTERAGTLPRHGGQVSLPGGTLEPSETIEATALREAFEECGVQPDTVRVLGTLTPIQIPVSSFLLYPIVGAISERPEFRPNSSEVTRVLEAAVQVLLEPGCLGRRHQTRDGIDIDVPYFDLSGIRVWGATAMIIAEFLHLLGYEPDPWT from the coding sequence ATGGATAAGTCCATTTCTCGACTGTTTTTTTCGTTCGGCGCTTTTGAAAACCACGTTCGTGCGGCCCTGTACCGGGAAAAACCCGGCGAGGCGGCCCACCTTGATATGGCGCCCCGCCCACGCCGGCCGCTACACAAGGATAAGACTTCGTTACGTAAAGCGGCCGGCCTCCTTCTTCTATATCCTCTCGACGGAAAGCCCCACATGCTCTTAACTGAGCGAGCTGGCACGCTGCCTCGGCATGGTGGGCAAGTCTCGTTACCTGGCGGCACCCTTGAGCCTTCCGAGACTATCGAGGCTACGGCGTTACGAGAAGCATTCGAAGAATGTGGTGTGCAACCTGATACCGTACGCGTGTTGGGTACACTCACCCCGATTCAAATCCCGGTCAGTAGCTTTCTTCTATATCCTATCGTCGGTGCCATATCGGAGCGGCCCGAATTTCGACCCAACTCTAGTGAAGTCACCCGGGTCTTGGAAGCTGCGGTCCAAGTGCTCCTTGAGCCGGGTTGTCTTGGGCGCCGTCACCAGACACGCGACGGCATTGATATCGACGTTCCGTACTTCGATCTCTCGGGGATACGGGTGTGGGGTGCAACAGCGATGATAATCGCCGAGTTTCTTCACCTGCTCGGCTACGAACCCGACCCGTGGACCTGA